A genomic window from Vitis riparia cultivar Riparia Gloire de Montpellier isolate 1030 chromosome 18, EGFV_Vit.rip_1.0, whole genome shotgun sequence includes:
- the LOC117907563 gene encoding uncharacterized protein LOC117907563 isoform X1 produces the protein MGRSVLELWLLWSVVMRVMIALPIAYSASSTSSQEALLVSRIAFGSCANQSAPQPIWNAIIDFDPQIFIWLGDNIYGDVRRPFKLFGKERTIGPWKNVPRFIPSSEREMQSRYKKTKTNPGYSRLLENTKVIGTWDDHDYGLNDAGKEFNGKITSQRLLLDFLDEPQDSPRRKQAGVYTSYTFGPVGRQIKVILLDTRYHRDPLFSDGSILGSSQWTWLESELKGSASALTIIGSSIQVISNLSAITGPIFYLECWGRFPKERERLFKLIADSKRDGVFFISGDVHFGEITRYDCATGYPLFDITASGITQAVEKAVPPPLNFIVRFVAWLAPTTMRVMGQHCRRKSCTYGQPNFGAIEIDWDATPVTVKMEVRDVNGFPVLSVNTSLLELQAQSVGALYRIKPGEYRKHCSLEVTLPWIVRHRLAILFFCALAMLLLTLAGLTFAAISVIRRCLCKDKLD, from the exons ATGGGAAGGTCGGTGTTGGAACTGTGGTTGCTGTGGTCGGTGGTGATGCGAGTCATGATCGCCCTACCAATTGCGTACAGCGCTTCCTCTACTTCTTCTCAAGAGGCTCTTCTTGTTTCTCGAATTGCCTTTGGATCATGCGCCAACCAAAGCGCTCCTCAG CCCATATGGAATGCAATAATTGATTTTGatcctcaaatttttatttggttgggTGACAACATCTATGGGGATGTTAGGCGCCCTTTcaaattatttggaaaagaaaggACTATTGGGCCATGGAAGAATGTTCCCAGGTTTATTCCTTCCTCAGAGCGGGAAATGCAATCCAGATATAAGAAAACTAAGACAAATCCTGGTTATTCTCGTCTTCTAGAGAATACTAAG GTGATTGGTACATGGGATGACCATGACTATGGGTTAAATGATGCTGGAAAAGAATTTAATGGGAAGATCACTAGCCAAAGGCTTCTCCTGGATTTCTTAGATGAACCTCAAGATAGTCCACG GCGCAAGCAGGCTGGTGTTTATACATCATACACATTTGGTCCTGTTGGTAGGCAGATTAAG GTTATTCTTTTAGATACTAGATACCATAGAGATCCACTGTTCAGTGACGGAAGCATATTGGGGAGCTCACAATGGACATGGTTAGAAAGCGAGTTGAAGGGCTCTGCATCAGCCCTTACCATAATCGGATCTTCTATTCAG GTTATTTCAAATCTTTCAGCAATAACCGgtccaatattttatttagagtGTTGGGGACGGTTTCCAAAGGAGAGAGAACGCCTTTTTAAATTGATAGCAGATAGCAAG AGAGATGGGGTCTTCTTCATAAGTGGAGATGTTCATTTTGGAGAAATTACCAGGTATGACTGTGCCACTGGATATCCATTATTTGACATAACAGCTAGTGGGATTACCCAAGCTGTTGAGAAGGCAGTCCCACCACCATTAAATTTCATAGTCAGATTTGTGGCATGGTTAGCACCAACTACAATGAGAGTTATGGGCCAACACTGCAGACGcaaatcatgcacatatg GCCAGCCAAATTTTGGAGCAATCGAGATAGATTGGGATGCAACTCCAGTCACAGTGAAAATGGAAGTAAGAGATGTGAATGGATTTCCAGTGCTAAGTGTAAATACCTCATTATTGGAACTGCAAGCCCAAAGCGTAGGAGCTTTGTACAGAATTAAACCTGGAGAATATAGGAAGCACTGCTCTCTTGAAGTCACTCTACCATGGATTGTTAGACACCGCCTGGCTATTCTATTCTTCTGTGCTTTAGCTA TGTTGCTTCTCACCTTGGCTGGGCTTACTTTCGCTGCTATATCAGTTATTAGACGATGCCTCTGCAAAGACAAGCTTGATTAA
- the LOC117907563 gene encoding uncharacterized protein LOC117907563 isoform X2: MGRSVLELWLLWSVVMRVMIALPIAYSASSTSSQEALLVSRIAFGSCANQSAPQPIWNAIIDFDPQIFIWLGDNIYGDVRRPFKLFGKERTIGPWKNVPRFIPSSEREMQSRYKKTKTNPGYSRLLENTKVIGTWDDHDYGLNDAGKEFNGKITSQRLLLDFLDEPQDSPRRKQAGVYTSYTFGPVGRQIKVILLDTRYHRDPLFSDGSILGSSQWTWLESELKGSASALTIIGSSIQVISNLSAITGPIFYLECWGRFPKERERLFKLIADSKRDGVFFISGDVHFGEITRYDCATGYPLFDITASGITQAVEKAVPPPLNFIVRFVAWLAPTTMRVMGQHCRRKSCTYGQPNFGAIEIDWDATPVTVKMEVRDVNGFPVLSVNTSLLELQAQSVGALYRIKPGEYRKHCSLEVTLPWIVRHRLAILFFCALASCSVASHLGWAYFRCYISY, translated from the exons ATGGGAAGGTCGGTGTTGGAACTGTGGTTGCTGTGGTCGGTGGTGATGCGAGTCATGATCGCCCTACCAATTGCGTACAGCGCTTCCTCTACTTCTTCTCAAGAGGCTCTTCTTGTTTCTCGAATTGCCTTTGGATCATGCGCCAACCAAAGCGCTCCTCAG CCCATATGGAATGCAATAATTGATTTTGatcctcaaatttttatttggttgggTGACAACATCTATGGGGATGTTAGGCGCCCTTTcaaattatttggaaaagaaaggACTATTGGGCCATGGAAGAATGTTCCCAGGTTTATTCCTTCCTCAGAGCGGGAAATGCAATCCAGATATAAGAAAACTAAGACAAATCCTGGTTATTCTCGTCTTCTAGAGAATACTAAG GTGATTGGTACATGGGATGACCATGACTATGGGTTAAATGATGCTGGAAAAGAATTTAATGGGAAGATCACTAGCCAAAGGCTTCTCCTGGATTTCTTAGATGAACCTCAAGATAGTCCACG GCGCAAGCAGGCTGGTGTTTATACATCATACACATTTGGTCCTGTTGGTAGGCAGATTAAG GTTATTCTTTTAGATACTAGATACCATAGAGATCCACTGTTCAGTGACGGAAGCATATTGGGGAGCTCACAATGGACATGGTTAGAAAGCGAGTTGAAGGGCTCTGCATCAGCCCTTACCATAATCGGATCTTCTATTCAG GTTATTTCAAATCTTTCAGCAATAACCGgtccaatattttatttagagtGTTGGGGACGGTTTCCAAAGGAGAGAGAACGCCTTTTTAAATTGATAGCAGATAGCAAG AGAGATGGGGTCTTCTTCATAAGTGGAGATGTTCATTTTGGAGAAATTACCAGGTATGACTGTGCCACTGGATATCCATTATTTGACATAACAGCTAGTGGGATTACCCAAGCTGTTGAGAAGGCAGTCCCACCACCATTAAATTTCATAGTCAGATTTGTGGCATGGTTAGCACCAACTACAATGAGAGTTATGGGCCAACACTGCAGACGcaaatcatgcacatatg GCCAGCCAAATTTTGGAGCAATCGAGATAGATTGGGATGCAACTCCAGTCACAGTGAAAATGGAAGTAAGAGATGTGAATGGATTTCCAGTGCTAAGTGTAAATACCTCATTATTGGAACTGCAAGCCCAAAGCGTAGGAGCTTTGTACAGAATTAAACCTGGAGAATATAGGAAGCACTGCTCTCTTGAAGTCACTCTACCATGGATTGTTAGACACCGCCTGGCTATTCTATTCTTCTGTGCTTTAGCTA GTTGCAGTGTTGCTTCTCACCTTGGCTGGGCTTACTTTCGCTGCTATATCAGTTATTAG